The following are from one region of the Streptomyces decoyicus genome:
- a CDS encoding Zn-dependent alcohol dehydrogenase, which translates to MRGVIFDGEQPRVVDDLEVRDPGPGEVLVGIRAAGLCHSDLSVVDGTIPFPVPVVLGHEGAGVVEAVGAGVGHVAPGDHVALSTLANCGACAECDRGRPTMCRKAIGMPQKPFRRGDTELFSFASNSAFAERTVVKAVQAVKIADDIPPASAALIGCGVLTGVGAVLNRARVDRGDSVVVIGAGGVGLNVLQGARIAGASVIVAVDANPAKEAAARQFGATHFIDASAVTDGVKAVKEILPTGADHAFECVGSTRLIRQAIDLLDRHGQVVLLGVPPATAEASFRVSSMYLDKSILGCRYGSSRPQRDIALYARLYREGRLLLDELVTKTYPVQDFAKAADDAHHGRVARAVLTFG; encoded by the coding sequence ATGAGGGGCGTCATATTCGACGGCGAGCAGCCCCGGGTCGTGGACGATCTGGAGGTGCGGGATCCGGGACCGGGCGAGGTGCTGGTCGGCATCCGGGCCGCCGGGTTGTGCCACAGCGATCTGTCGGTGGTCGACGGAACCATTCCGTTTCCGGTGCCGGTGGTGCTGGGGCATGAGGGGGCGGGGGTGGTCGAGGCCGTGGGCGCGGGCGTCGGGCATGTGGCGCCCGGCGATCATGTCGCGCTGTCGACACTGGCCAACTGCGGGGCGTGTGCGGAGTGCGACCGGGGGCGGCCGACGATGTGCCGTAAGGCGATCGGGATGCCGCAGAAACCGTTCCGGCGGGGCGATACCGAGCTGTTCAGCTTCGCCTCGAACTCGGCGTTCGCGGAGCGCACGGTCGTCAAGGCGGTGCAGGCGGTGAAGATCGCCGACGATATTCCGCCGGCCTCGGCCGCGCTGATCGGGTGCGGGGTGCTGACCGGGGTCGGGGCGGTGCTCAACCGGGCGCGGGTGGACCGCGGGGACTCGGTCGTGGTGATCGGGGCCGGCGGTGTCGGCCTCAACGTGCTCCAGGGGGCGCGGATCGCCGGGGCGTCGGTGATCGTGGCGGTGGACGCCAACCCCGCGAAGGAGGCGGCGGCGCGGCAGTTCGGGGCGACGCACTTCATCGACGCGTCGGCGGTCACGGACGGCGTCAAGGCGGTGAAGGAGATCCTGCCGACCGGCGCCGACCATGCCTTCGAGTGCGTGGGCAGCACCCGGCTGATCCGGCAGGCCATCGATCTGCTGGACCGGCACGGCCAGGTGGTGTTGCTCGGTGTGCCGCCGGCCACCGCGGAGGCGTCGTTCCGGGTGTCGTCGATGTATCTCGACAAGTCGATTCTGGGCTGCCGCTACGGGTCGTCCCGCCCGCAGCGGGACATCGCGCTCTACGCCCGGCTGTATCGCGAAGGGCGGTTGCTGCTCGACGAGTTGGTGACCAAGACGTATCCGGTGCAGGACTTCGCGAAGGCGGCGGACGATGCGCACCATGGGCGGGTGGCGCGGGCGGTGCTGACGTTCGGGTAG
- a CDS encoding acyl-CoA dehydrogenase family protein: MDFEFGCGDEEFRAEAREWLESHLVGAYAELVGRGGPGSEHEGADARRAWERELGAGGWIGLGWECAEGAYGNRSAGPTRQVVWAEEYARARAPGRVGHIGENLLAPTLIAYGDEAQRRRFLPAIARGEELWCQGYSEPDAGSDLAGLRTVAVRDGAGYRVSGQKIWTSLAGEADWCFVLARTDPAGRRHRGLSFLLVPMDQPGRVEVRPIRQMSGTAEFNEVFFDGAVAGHVVGGEGAGWRVSMGLLARERGVSTLVQQIGFATELDEVLGAAVRCGALRDPVLRDQLVRQWAELKVMRWNALRTLGAAGDAGAPSVAKLLWGGWHQRLGELAMRVRGAAAALGPADWTAQAPYELDALQRLFLFTRADTLYGGSDEIQRNIIAERVLGLPRVERT, translated from the coding sequence GTGGACTTTGAGTTCGGGTGCGGGGATGAGGAGTTCCGGGCGGAGGCTCGTGAGTGGCTGGAGAGTCATCTCGTAGGCGCCTACGCGGAGTTGGTGGGGCGCGGCGGACCGGGGAGCGAGCACGAGGGGGCGGACGCGCGGCGGGCGTGGGAGCGGGAGCTCGGGGCCGGTGGGTGGATCGGGCTCGGGTGGGAGTGCGCGGAAGGGGCGTACGGAAACCGTTCGGCGGGTCCGACCCGGCAGGTCGTGTGGGCCGAGGAGTATGCGCGGGCCAGGGCGCCGGGGCGGGTGGGGCACATCGGGGAGAACCTGCTGGCGCCGACGCTGATCGCGTACGGGGACGAGGCGCAGCGGCGGCGGTTTCTGCCGGCCATCGCCCGGGGCGAGGAGCTGTGGTGCCAGGGCTACAGCGAGCCGGATGCGGGGTCGGATCTGGCGGGGCTGCGGACGGTGGCGGTCCGGGACGGTGCCGGCTACCGCGTCAGCGGACAGAAGATCTGGACGTCGCTGGCCGGGGAGGCCGACTGGTGCTTTGTGCTGGCGCGGACGGATCCGGCCGGGCGGCGGCACCGGGGGCTCTCGTTCCTGCTGGTGCCGATGGACCAGCCGGGGCGCGTCGAGGTACGGCCGATCCGGCAGATGTCGGGGACGGCGGAGTTCAACGAGGTGTTCTTCGACGGTGCGGTGGCCGGGCATGTGGTGGGCGGGGAGGGCGCGGGCTGGCGGGTGTCGATGGGGCTGCTCGCGCGGGAGCGCGGGGTGTCCACGCTCGTCCAGCAGATCGGGTTCGCGACGGAGCTGGACGAGGTGCTCGGGGCGGCGGTGCGCTGCGGTGCGCTGCGAGATCCGGTGCTGCGCGACCAACTTGTCCGCCAGTGGGCCGAGTTGAAGGTCATGCGGTGGAACGCGCTGCGGACCCTGGGTGCGGCCGGGGATGCCGGCGCACCGAGTGTGGCGAAGCTGCTGTGGGGCGGCTGGCATCAGCGGCTCGGGGAGCTGGCGATGCGGGTGCGGGGGGCCGCCGCGGCGCTGGGGCCCGCCGACTGGACCGCGCAGGCGCCGTACGAACTGGACGCCCTGCAACGGCTGTTCCTGTTCACCCGGGCCGACACCCTGTACGGCGGCTCGGACGAGATCCAGCGCAACATCATCGCCGAGCGGGTGCTCGGCCTGCCCAGAGTGGAGCGGACATGA